In Phaseolus vulgaris cultivar G19833 chromosome 10, P. vulgaris v2.0, whole genome shotgun sequence, a single genomic region encodes these proteins:
- the LOC137818680 gene encoding ABC transporter C family member 8-like isoform X2, with protein MACFGSTIDNFSCICLGDFSLASFSSQRCMIDTVNMFFLCVFYVSLLSNLIKKRPANASGGYRKGLVRVVTSFCCTILSIAYFMDGLWNVITKTTGFNQLNLLVCFVRGLVWISLAASIFVQRFQWIKILCSIWWVFSCTLVSVLNAEILLKEHRFQIFDMAMWPVHILTVLCAFQNHGYFVPQEIPGASLCDPLLVHKEMHKQTGLGHASFLSRFTFSWMNALLSLGYSKPLALADIPSLTSEDKAEFAYQKFAHAWVSLLRERASNKSINLVLWSIARVYMKENIFIAICAFLRTICAVVSPLLVYAFVNYSSCSEEDLKQGMIIMGYLILAKVVESVSQRHWSFNSRRLGMKMRSALMAAVYQKQLKLSALGRKRHSTGEIVNYIAVDAYRMGEFPWWFHTLLFSALQLFLALGVLFGVVGLGALPGLMPLLICGFLNVPFAKILQKRRSEFMIAQDERLRSTSEILSCMKIIKLQSWEDNFKKLVESLRAKELKCLAEVQFMRACGTFIYWMSPTIISSVILMGCALFTSAPLDAGTIFTVLATLRSMGEPVILIPEALAVLIQVKVSFDRLNTFLLDDEIKGDDFGRTSKDSCRKGVEILAGSFSWDQQQSLPLTLREVNIEIKWEQTVAVCGPVGAGKTSLLHAILGEIPKISGTVIVGGTLAYVSQIPWIQSGTIRDNVLYGKPMDQTRYEYTIKVCALDKDIDGFSHGDLTEIGERGINLSGGQKQRIQLARAVYNDADIYLLDDPFSAVDAHTASILFNDCVRTALRRKTVILVTHQVEFLSEVDKILVMEGGKISQWGSYEDLLTAGTAFEQLLSAHREAIAGIETNSANKREVQNVVTVQPEDSHVSNLTKCGSDGEISTQIQLTQEEEKESGDVGCKAFCDYILFPKGSFLLCLSILAQVAFVGLQAASTSWLAIASEMSKVTSSILVGVYSVISFLSIVFVFLRSYFAAHLGLKASKAFFSAFTTSIFNAPMLFFDSTPVGRILTRASSDMSILDFDIPFSTIFVIAEVTELLTMIVIMVSITWQVLIVAVLAMVASKYIQGYYQASAREIMRISGTTKAPLMNFTAETYLGVVSIRAFNMADRFFKNYLNLVDTDAAMFFHSYAGIEWLILRIEVLQNLTFFTAALLLVLLPKGYVAPGLVGLSLSYAFSLRGTVVYLTQMFCNLSNYVISVERIKQFIHIPAEPSAIVEDNRPPPSWPSKGRIDLQSLEIRYRPNSPLVLKGISCTFKEGSRVGVVGRTGSGKTTLISALFRLVEPTRGDILIDGINICSIGLKDLRIKLSIIPQEPTLFKGSIRNNLDPLGLYSDDEIWKALEKCQLKATISSLPNLLDTSANSD; from the exons ATGGCTTGCTTCGGAAGCACAATAG ATAACTTCTCCTGCATTTGCCTTGGAGATTTCAGTTTGGCTTCCTTTTCCAGCCAAAGGTGCATGATAGACACTGTCAACATGTTTTTCCTGTGTGTCTTTTATGTATCATTGCTCTCTAATCTGATCAAGAAAAGACCTGCAAATGCAAGTGGTGGCTACAGAAAGGGATTGGTTCGGGTAGTTACTTCATTCTGTTGTACTATTTTAAGCATTGCATATTTTATGGATGGTTTGTGGAATGTCATAACCAAAACCACAGGCTTCAATCAGCTGAACTTGTTGGTTTGCTTTGTGAGAGGACTAGTTTGGATATCTTTAGCAGCTTCAATTTTTGTTCAAAGGTTTCAatggataaaaatattatgCTCTATTTGGTGGGTGTTTTCATGCACATTGGTTTCAGTACTCAATGCTGAAATTCTGCTCAAAGAGCATAGATTTCAAATTTTTGATATGGCAATGTGGCCAGTGCACATCCTAACTGTTCTCTGTGCCTTCCAAAACCATGGCTACTTTGTCCCACAAGAAATCCCAGGTGCCAGTTTATGTGATCCTCTATTAGTTCATAAGGAAATGCATAAACAAACAGGACTTGGCCATGCCTCCTTTCTCAGCAGATTCACTTTCTCTTGGATGAATGCTTTGCTCAGTTTGGGTTACTCAAAGCCACTGGCACTTGCAGACATCCCTTCTCTTACTTCTGAAGATAAAGCTGAATTTGCATACCAAAAATTTGCACATGCATGGGTTTCCCTTTTGAGAGAAAGGGCCAGTAATAAATCCATAAACTTGGTCCTATGGTCCATAGCCCGAGTTTACATGAAAGAAAATATCTTCATAGCCATTTGCGCATTTCTGAGGACAATTTGTGCTGTTGTTTCTCCTTTACTTGTTTATGCTTTTGTAAACTATTCCAGTTGCAGTGAGGAAGACTTAAAACAAGGAATGATCATAATGGGGTATCTTATATTAGCCAAGGTGGTTGAGTCTGTGTCTCAAAGACATTGGTCTTTTAATTCAAGGAGGTTAGGAATGAAAATGAGATCTGCTTTAATGGCTGCAGTGTATCAAAAGCAATTAAAGCTTTCAGCTTTGGGTAGGAAAAGACATTCAACTGGCGAGATTGTGAATTACATTGCAGTTGACGCATATCGAATGGGGGAATTTCCATGGTGGTTTCATACATTGTTGTTTTCTGCATTGCAACTTTTTCTGGCTCTTGGTGTCCTTTTTGGTGTTGTGGGTCTAGGTGCACTTCCTGGTTTGATGCCACTTCTCATTTGTGGATTTCTCAACGTACCCTTTGCAAAGATCCTTCAAAAACGTAGGTCGGAGTTTATGATTGCACAAGATGAGCGTCTGAGGTCAACTTCAGAGATTCTTAGTTGTATGAAAATCATAAAGCTGCAGTCCTGGGAGGATAACTTCAAGAAGCTAGTTGAATCCCTTCGCGCTAAAGAGTTAAAATGTTTGGCTGAAGTACAGTTCATGAGAGCTTGTGGAACATTTATATATTGGATGTCTCCCACCATCATTTCTTCAGTTATCTTAATGGGATGTGCGCTTTTCACGAGTGCCCCTTTGGATGCTGGAACTATTTTCACAGTTCTTGCAACACTGAGAAGCATGGGGGAACCTGTCATACTGATTCCAGAAGCACTTGCTGTTCTGATCCAAGTTAAGGTCTCCTTTGATCGTCTCAACACCTTTTTGCTTGATGACGAGATAAAAGGTGATGATTTTGGAAGAACATCAAAAGATTCTTGCAGAAAGGGTGTTGAGATTCTAGCAGGCAGCTTCAGTTGGGATCAGCAGCAATCATTGCCTCTAACTTTGAGAGAAGTGAATATTGAGATCAAGTGGGAGCAGACAGTAGCAGTTTGTGGCCCAGTTGGAGCCGGAAAAACATCTCTCCTGCATGCAATACTCGGAGAGATACCCAAAATTTCAGGAACT GTTATAGTAGGGGGAACACTTGCCTATGTTTCCCAGATTCCTTGGATCCAAAGTGGTACAATTCGTGATAATGTTCTGTATGGAAAACCAATGGACCAAACCAGGTATGAATATACCATTAAGGTCTGTGCCTTGGATAAGGATATTGATGGATTTAGCCATGGTGATCTCACAGAAATAGGTGAGAGAGGGATTAACTTGAGTGGTGGACAAAAGCAAAGGATTCAACTAGCTCGTGCAGTCTATAATGATGCTGATATCTACCTCCTAGATGACCCTTTTAGTGCTGTAGATGCTCATACTGCCTCTATTCTGTTTAAT GATTGTGTCAGGACTGCTTTAAGAAGGAAAACAGTTATTCTCGTGACTCATCAAGTTGAATTTCTCTCAGAAGTTGATAAAATCCTG GTAATGGAAGGAGGAAAAATTAGTCAATGGGGTAGCTATGAAGATCTATTGACTGCTGGAACAGCCTTTGAACAACTTTTGAGTGCTCATAGAGAGGCAATTGCAGGAATAGAAACAAATAGTGCAAACAAAAGAGAAGTTCAAAATGTGGTTACAGTTCAGCCTGAGGATTCTCATGTTTCTAATCTCACTAAATGTGGAAGTGATGGGGAAATTTCTACCCAGATTCAACTCacacaagaagaagaaaaggagagTGGTGATGTTGGGTGCAAGGCATTCTGTGACTATATTTTGTTCCCTAAGGGATCTTTTCTTCTATGTTTAAGCATATTAGCACAGGTGGCTTTTGTAGGTTTGCAAGCTGCATCAACTTCTTGGCTTGCTATAGCCAGTGAGATGTCAAAAGTAACTAGCAGCATCTTAGTTGGAGTTTATAGTGTGATTTCTTTTTTAAGCATTGTTTTTGTATTTCTGAGATCTTACTTTGCTGCACATCTTGGTTTAAAAGCTTCTAAAGCTTTCTTCTCTGCCTTCACTACTTCTATATTTAATGCTCCTATGTTGTTCTTTGATTCAACCCCAGTAGGGAGGATTTTGACCCGA GCTTCATCAGATATGAGTATTTTAGATTTCGATATCCCTTTTTCCACCATCTTTGTGATAGCTGAAGTAACAGAACTCCTTACAATGATTGTGATAATGGTTTCGATCACATGGCAAGTGCTCATTGTTGCAGTTCTTGCCATGGTGGCTTCAAAATATATTCAG GGTTATTATCAAGCTTCTGCAAGAGAAATTATGCGAATAAGTGGAACTACAAAAGCTCCTCTTATGAATTTTACGGCTGAGACATATCTTGGTGTGGTTAGTATAAGAGCTTTCAACATGGCTGACAGGTTTTTTAAAAACTACCTTAACCTTGTCGACACAGATGCTGCTATGTTCTTTCATTCCTATGCTGGCATCGAATGGTTAATTCTAAGAATTGAAGTACTTCAGAATTTGACATTCTTCACTGCAGCTTTGCTGCTTGTTCTACTTCCAAAGGGATATGTGGCTCCTG GCCTTGTGGGACTTTCTCTGTCTTATGCTTTTTCACTGAGAGGAACCGTGGTTTATCTGACTCAAATGTTTTGCAACTTATCAAACTATGTGATCTCTGTTGAAAGAATCAAGCAATTCATCCACATACCAGCAGAACCTAGTGCAATTGTAGAGGACAATAGACCACCACCTTCTTGGCCTTCTAAAGGTCGAATAGATCTTCAATCTCTTGAG ATTAGATATCGTCCAAATTCTCCATTAGTCCTGAAGGGCATCTCTTGCACGTTTAAAGAAGGGAGTAGAGTTGGAGTTGTAGGAAGAACAGGAAGTGGAAAAACTACACTTATAAGTGCTTTGTTTCGCTTAGTTGAGCCTACTAGAGGTGACATTCTTATAGATGGGATTAATATATGCTCAATTGGGCTAAAAGATTTAAGAATAAAGCTAAGCATCATTCCTCAAGAACCAACTCTTTTCAAGGGTAGCATTCGAAATAACTTGGACCCTCTAGGCCTGTACTCTGATGATGAAATATGGAAG GCTTTAGAGAAATGTCAGCTCAAGGCAACAATCAGTAGTCTACCAAATCTCTTGGACACTTCTG CTAATTCTGACTAA
- the LOC137818680 gene encoding ABC transporter C family member 8-like isoform X1 has translation MACFGSTIDNFSCICLGDFSLASFSSQRCMIDTVNMFFLCVFYVSLLSNLIKKRPANASGGYRKGLVRVVTSFCCTILSIAYFMDGLWNVITKTTGFNQLNLLVCFVRGLVWISLAASIFVQRFQWIKILCSIWWVFSCTLVSVLNAEILLKEHRFQIFDMAMWPVHILTVLCAFQNHGYFVPQEIPGASLCDPLLVHKEMHKQTGLGHASFLSRFTFSWMNALLSLGYSKPLALADIPSLTSEDKAEFAYQKFAHAWVSLLRERASNKSINLVLWSIARVYMKENIFIAICAFLRTICAVVSPLLVYAFVNYSSCSEEDLKQGMIIMGYLILAKVVESVSQRHWSFNSRRLGMKMRSALMAAVYQKQLKLSALGRKRHSTGEIVNYIAVDAYRMGEFPWWFHTLLFSALQLFLALGVLFGVVGLGALPGLMPLLICGFLNVPFAKILQKRRSEFMIAQDERLRSTSEILSCMKIIKLQSWEDNFKKLVESLRAKELKCLAEVQFMRACGTFIYWMSPTIISSVILMGCALFTSAPLDAGTIFTVLATLRSMGEPVILIPEALAVLIQVKVSFDRLNTFLLDDEIKGDDFGRTSKDSCRKGVEILAGSFSWDQQQSLPLTLREVNIEIKWEQTVAVCGPVGAGKTSLLHAILGEIPKISGTVIVGGTLAYVSQIPWIQSGTIRDNVLYGKPMDQTRYEYTIKVCALDKDIDGFSHGDLTEIGERGINLSGGQKQRIQLARAVYNDADIYLLDDPFSAVDAHTASILFNDCVRTALRRKTVILVTHQVEFLSEVDKILVMEGGKISQWGSYEDLLTAGTAFEQLLSAHREAIAGIETNSANKREVQNVVTVQPEDSHVSNLTKCGSDGEISTQIQLTQEEEKESGDVGCKAFCDYILFPKGSFLLCLSILAQVAFVGLQAASTSWLAIASEMSKVTSSILVGVYSVISFLSIVFVFLRSYFAAHLGLKASKAFFSAFTTSIFNAPMLFFDSTPVGRILTRASSDMSILDFDIPFSTIFVIAEVTELLTMIVIMVSITWQVLIVAVLAMVASKYIQGYYQASAREIMRISGTTKAPLMNFTAETYLGVVSIRAFNMADRFFKNYLNLVDTDAAMFFHSYAGIEWLILRIEVLQNLTFFTAALLLVLLPKGYVAPGLVGLSLSYAFSLRGTVVYLTQMFCNLSNYVISVERIKQFIHIPAEPSAIVEDNRPPPSWPSKGRIDLQSLEIRYRPNSPLVLKGISCTFKEGSRVGVVGRTGSGKTTLISALFRLVEPTRGDILIDGINICSIGLKDLRIKLSIIPQEPTLFKGSIRNNLDPLGLYSDDEIWKALEKCQLKATISSLPNLLDTSVSGEGENWSVGQRQLICLGRVLLKRNRILVLDEATASIDSATDVILQRIIRQEFSECTVITVAHRVPTVIDSDMVMVLSYGKLVEYDKPSKLMDTNSSFSKLVAEYWSHCNRNLSPKD, from the exons ATGGCTTGCTTCGGAAGCACAATAG ATAACTTCTCCTGCATTTGCCTTGGAGATTTCAGTTTGGCTTCCTTTTCCAGCCAAAGGTGCATGATAGACACTGTCAACATGTTTTTCCTGTGTGTCTTTTATGTATCATTGCTCTCTAATCTGATCAAGAAAAGACCTGCAAATGCAAGTGGTGGCTACAGAAAGGGATTGGTTCGGGTAGTTACTTCATTCTGTTGTACTATTTTAAGCATTGCATATTTTATGGATGGTTTGTGGAATGTCATAACCAAAACCACAGGCTTCAATCAGCTGAACTTGTTGGTTTGCTTTGTGAGAGGACTAGTTTGGATATCTTTAGCAGCTTCAATTTTTGTTCAAAGGTTTCAatggataaaaatattatgCTCTATTTGGTGGGTGTTTTCATGCACATTGGTTTCAGTACTCAATGCTGAAATTCTGCTCAAAGAGCATAGATTTCAAATTTTTGATATGGCAATGTGGCCAGTGCACATCCTAACTGTTCTCTGTGCCTTCCAAAACCATGGCTACTTTGTCCCACAAGAAATCCCAGGTGCCAGTTTATGTGATCCTCTATTAGTTCATAAGGAAATGCATAAACAAACAGGACTTGGCCATGCCTCCTTTCTCAGCAGATTCACTTTCTCTTGGATGAATGCTTTGCTCAGTTTGGGTTACTCAAAGCCACTGGCACTTGCAGACATCCCTTCTCTTACTTCTGAAGATAAAGCTGAATTTGCATACCAAAAATTTGCACATGCATGGGTTTCCCTTTTGAGAGAAAGGGCCAGTAATAAATCCATAAACTTGGTCCTATGGTCCATAGCCCGAGTTTACATGAAAGAAAATATCTTCATAGCCATTTGCGCATTTCTGAGGACAATTTGTGCTGTTGTTTCTCCTTTACTTGTTTATGCTTTTGTAAACTATTCCAGTTGCAGTGAGGAAGACTTAAAACAAGGAATGATCATAATGGGGTATCTTATATTAGCCAAGGTGGTTGAGTCTGTGTCTCAAAGACATTGGTCTTTTAATTCAAGGAGGTTAGGAATGAAAATGAGATCTGCTTTAATGGCTGCAGTGTATCAAAAGCAATTAAAGCTTTCAGCTTTGGGTAGGAAAAGACATTCAACTGGCGAGATTGTGAATTACATTGCAGTTGACGCATATCGAATGGGGGAATTTCCATGGTGGTTTCATACATTGTTGTTTTCTGCATTGCAACTTTTTCTGGCTCTTGGTGTCCTTTTTGGTGTTGTGGGTCTAGGTGCACTTCCTGGTTTGATGCCACTTCTCATTTGTGGATTTCTCAACGTACCCTTTGCAAAGATCCTTCAAAAACGTAGGTCGGAGTTTATGATTGCACAAGATGAGCGTCTGAGGTCAACTTCAGAGATTCTTAGTTGTATGAAAATCATAAAGCTGCAGTCCTGGGAGGATAACTTCAAGAAGCTAGTTGAATCCCTTCGCGCTAAAGAGTTAAAATGTTTGGCTGAAGTACAGTTCATGAGAGCTTGTGGAACATTTATATATTGGATGTCTCCCACCATCATTTCTTCAGTTATCTTAATGGGATGTGCGCTTTTCACGAGTGCCCCTTTGGATGCTGGAACTATTTTCACAGTTCTTGCAACACTGAGAAGCATGGGGGAACCTGTCATACTGATTCCAGAAGCACTTGCTGTTCTGATCCAAGTTAAGGTCTCCTTTGATCGTCTCAACACCTTTTTGCTTGATGACGAGATAAAAGGTGATGATTTTGGAAGAACATCAAAAGATTCTTGCAGAAAGGGTGTTGAGATTCTAGCAGGCAGCTTCAGTTGGGATCAGCAGCAATCATTGCCTCTAACTTTGAGAGAAGTGAATATTGAGATCAAGTGGGAGCAGACAGTAGCAGTTTGTGGCCCAGTTGGAGCCGGAAAAACATCTCTCCTGCATGCAATACTCGGAGAGATACCCAAAATTTCAGGAACT GTTATAGTAGGGGGAACACTTGCCTATGTTTCCCAGATTCCTTGGATCCAAAGTGGTACAATTCGTGATAATGTTCTGTATGGAAAACCAATGGACCAAACCAGGTATGAATATACCATTAAGGTCTGTGCCTTGGATAAGGATATTGATGGATTTAGCCATGGTGATCTCACAGAAATAGGTGAGAGAGGGATTAACTTGAGTGGTGGACAAAAGCAAAGGATTCAACTAGCTCGTGCAGTCTATAATGATGCTGATATCTACCTCCTAGATGACCCTTTTAGTGCTGTAGATGCTCATACTGCCTCTATTCTGTTTAAT GATTGTGTCAGGACTGCTTTAAGAAGGAAAACAGTTATTCTCGTGACTCATCAAGTTGAATTTCTCTCAGAAGTTGATAAAATCCTG GTAATGGAAGGAGGAAAAATTAGTCAATGGGGTAGCTATGAAGATCTATTGACTGCTGGAACAGCCTTTGAACAACTTTTGAGTGCTCATAGAGAGGCAATTGCAGGAATAGAAACAAATAGTGCAAACAAAAGAGAAGTTCAAAATGTGGTTACAGTTCAGCCTGAGGATTCTCATGTTTCTAATCTCACTAAATGTGGAAGTGATGGGGAAATTTCTACCCAGATTCAACTCacacaagaagaagaaaaggagagTGGTGATGTTGGGTGCAAGGCATTCTGTGACTATATTTTGTTCCCTAAGGGATCTTTTCTTCTATGTTTAAGCATATTAGCACAGGTGGCTTTTGTAGGTTTGCAAGCTGCATCAACTTCTTGGCTTGCTATAGCCAGTGAGATGTCAAAAGTAACTAGCAGCATCTTAGTTGGAGTTTATAGTGTGATTTCTTTTTTAAGCATTGTTTTTGTATTTCTGAGATCTTACTTTGCTGCACATCTTGGTTTAAAAGCTTCTAAAGCTTTCTTCTCTGCCTTCACTACTTCTATATTTAATGCTCCTATGTTGTTCTTTGATTCAACCCCAGTAGGGAGGATTTTGACCCGA GCTTCATCAGATATGAGTATTTTAGATTTCGATATCCCTTTTTCCACCATCTTTGTGATAGCTGAAGTAACAGAACTCCTTACAATGATTGTGATAATGGTTTCGATCACATGGCAAGTGCTCATTGTTGCAGTTCTTGCCATGGTGGCTTCAAAATATATTCAG GGTTATTATCAAGCTTCTGCAAGAGAAATTATGCGAATAAGTGGAACTACAAAAGCTCCTCTTATGAATTTTACGGCTGAGACATATCTTGGTGTGGTTAGTATAAGAGCTTTCAACATGGCTGACAGGTTTTTTAAAAACTACCTTAACCTTGTCGACACAGATGCTGCTATGTTCTTTCATTCCTATGCTGGCATCGAATGGTTAATTCTAAGAATTGAAGTACTTCAGAATTTGACATTCTTCACTGCAGCTTTGCTGCTTGTTCTACTTCCAAAGGGATATGTGGCTCCTG GCCTTGTGGGACTTTCTCTGTCTTATGCTTTTTCACTGAGAGGAACCGTGGTTTATCTGACTCAAATGTTTTGCAACTTATCAAACTATGTGATCTCTGTTGAAAGAATCAAGCAATTCATCCACATACCAGCAGAACCTAGTGCAATTGTAGAGGACAATAGACCACCACCTTCTTGGCCTTCTAAAGGTCGAATAGATCTTCAATCTCTTGAG ATTAGATATCGTCCAAATTCTCCATTAGTCCTGAAGGGCATCTCTTGCACGTTTAAAGAAGGGAGTAGAGTTGGAGTTGTAGGAAGAACAGGAAGTGGAAAAACTACACTTATAAGTGCTTTGTTTCGCTTAGTTGAGCCTACTAGAGGTGACATTCTTATAGATGGGATTAATATATGCTCAATTGGGCTAAAAGATTTAAGAATAAAGCTAAGCATCATTCCTCAAGAACCAACTCTTTTCAAGGGTAGCATTCGAAATAACTTGGACCCTCTAGGCCTGTACTCTGATGATGAAATATGGAAG GCTTTAGAGAAATGTCAGCTCAAGGCAACAATCAGTAGTCTACCAAATCTCTTGGACACTTCTG TGAGTGGTGAAGGGGAAAACTGGAGTGTGGGGCAGCGCCAACTGATATGTCTTGGAAGGGTACTTCTTAAGAGGAACAGAATTCTTGTTCTGGATGAAGCTACTGCCTCCATTGATTCTGCAACAGATGTTATTCTACAACGAATCATCAGACAAGAATTTTCAGAATGCACAGTTATAACTGTGGCTCACAGAGTTCCCACTGTAATAGACAGTGATATGGTCATGGTCCTATCTTATG GGAAACTGGTGGAGTATGACAAGCCTTCAAAGCTTATGGATACTAACTCTTCATTCTCCAAGCTGGTAGCTGAATATTGGTCCCACTGCAACAGGAATTTATCCCCAAAAGACTAG